tatgaaatatattataaaaatgaaattttggataggtaatttattaattactattaattatttataaataaaacaaaataattacaaatactatataaTGAGTGGTGAGATTCACATCTATCAaatctttaaaatattaaaaccgTCCAATCTCACTTCTAAATCCAACTacgtaaaattttcaaaaattatctcatatcatagcatctcaactcaacaacctcattattattcataaatcatctcaactcatttcattttaacttaattttCAAATGGACCTTAATcctcaatttaaataataagcaaTAATTGATCTCTTTGCTAAGATAAACGGAAAAATTAGGCAGCCCTACTACCCCTACCCTTATTCTAAACAAACAAACGGTGCGTTTTTGGTCGACTGAGTTTTGCCTTGTGCAACCGCAGCATATCAATCACTCGGGGAGCTACTCTTTTCTATGAACATGGAGCTGGCCGCATCTCCTCGTCTTGTGTACTATCCCACCTCTTCTCCTCTGCTAAAATCTAAGGTGAGGATTTCTCAGAGACCCCTCGCTTCAACTCTCACGTCTTTTGCTCAACGCCCAATTTTCTCACTAAATCACGGCCTGCTCCTGAGAATGTCTGAGGACCCGCACAGAGTTATTTCCTGTCCTGCATCGCTCGAAGAGAATGTCTCGACGATAAACGCTCGGATTGGGGAGGTCAAAAGGGTCACGAAGGAGACCAATgtgtttgtgaaaataaatttgGATGGTTCAGGGATTGCTGAGAACAATACTGGGATTCCCTTCCTGGATCACATGTTGGATGTTAGTGATTTGAGCTTTAAAAATTGCTTTGATTTtactgatttcttttttttttttcttcaatcttgGTTTAGTTGCACTCAGTTGTGGTTTCCAATTTCAGTATTTTACGAACGGTGCTGGCTTTTTTTCTTTGGATGTTGCTAGTTTAGCTTTAGAAAATGCTTTTTTGGTGGGTTAAGGAAAGAGCAAAAGCGAATTCTACTTGGCATTATGATTTCCCagcaaagataaaatatttttcgataTAGATATTTCTTCGCACTCCACTTCCAGCTCATTATGCTGGAATGGTTTGGAAAACACACTTTTAAAGAATTACTACTCTATTTGGGCAGACTCTTTATCTCTCTTATAGGAAAAGTttgatgattatatttatttgtttcatgTTAGCAACTTGCTTCGCATGGGCTATTAGATGTGCATGTGAAGGCTACTGGGGACATCCACATTGACGATCATCATACAAATGAAGATGTTGCTCTTGCCATTGGAACggtattgaaaagaaaaacattttttttatacgttattgaaaagaaaaacattacagCAATTGTTTGGTTATGACTTTTGGTTTGTCTGTATGTTACTGAAATTGAGGcagtccattttttttttattatagcctatgaagataaaaaatttctttgatggTCTCCCTGTgtgcttgggctatgccttttaccatcaataaaatcttatcaaaaaaaaatttttggtattcaaataattttagttgtttccataatttagtttatttatcCAGTTATACATCTAGTCTCATATGTCTTTGAATTAGATTTTActtacaggaaaaaaaaaaaaaaaaatgtttttgaaatAGTTTTACTTATGTACATTACTTGAGAATATTGTATTTGACATGATGGACCAAGTCAGACATCCAAAGCTTTTTGCTTCAATAGCTTCATTTTTGGATCATCCTGTTGGTATTACTGGGTATGAGATGTAACAAGTTAGTTCTGGTTGGTCGGCAGGCTTTTTTGCAGGCACTTGGTGATAGGAAAGGAATAAATCGGTTTGGTGACTTCTCTGCCCCTCTTGATGAAGCACTAATACACGTTGTGCTGGTAGGTTCAACTTGACTGTCCACACAAACTAACTGTTGAAAAATATACTGACGTTAAGATTAGCCCTTTTTTTTGCACATATTGGAAATTGGCTTGCATCGCCAACTAATATCATATACTGTAAAATTTTGACAAAACTGAATTAGGACATTGTGGTTGTTGGGTCTTTAATTATCCACTAAAGAATTGTGTAGTTTGAGGACAAAGCGACTTTGAAAGTGTTATGTACAGTTAGTCTTCTTTTTGAGGTATTAGTGTTGATCTCTtacaaaaaaatgatattagtGTAGATCAATACAACAAATCAAGTGGTAGAAGATTGTCTTTAGGACTCAGCTTTCTGATGCTTATCTTATTTTACGTGTTAGGTGAATTTATATGTGAGAGCCTGAAAGCTGAGGACTTGAATTTATATGCTTATATTCAAGTCCTCTTGATGTTTGAAATAACTCCTTAATGATAGGAACTTGTTTGTTCAGGATTTATCTGGACGACCGCATTTAAGTTATGATCTGCAAATACCTACTCAGAGAGTCGGAACATATGACACTCAGGTAGGTGTTGTTCTTGTTTACTTCCACACACTTTAGATGTCTCCATTTACCATTCATCTCGGGGGCAGTGTTAGAACTACCCCTGCTGAGACATTGACAAAATGTGAAAGTTTGTGCACCTATGGAGTTTTCTGTAATTTTACATGAAAGTGAATTTTGCACCCCCCATACTACTaccattttttcaatttataccTCAAACTAACAAAATCATCACTTCACTCCCCTAACTACCACTTCTTGACAAATTGTTAAAAAGTGGTACTTTGAGGtgcaaattgaaaattttggcaGTTTAAGGTGCAAATTGATAAAATGTTGGTATTCTGAGAGTTTAAAATGTACTCTTCATTCAATTTTATGGAGTCTAGTATCTGTGTTTATTGTTTTAGTTTTCTTCCTGAACTTGTCACTGGAGGAAATGAATTGTTTGGAACTCTTACTTGTAGTTGGTGGAGCATTTTTTCCAGTCTCTGGTTAATACTTCTGGCATGACACTTCACATCCGCCAGGTAATAATACTTGAAGCTTCTTAACATTATCAGAGAACTCGTCTAACTATTCTCAATCTTTagattctttgaaaaaaaaaaaaaaagaagtttacCGGAGTGAAGGTTCATGCACTTTGTACTTGATGAACTCTATATACTCAATTCTTTTATGCGAATGGATGTTTAATGTTATTTTGAGCATTACCATGCGCTTCCATCCTATTcttatatttctaattattagtaattatGCCCATGATTTCTGTTTGTAATGAACTgaaaacatttctctttttcatgATAAGCAAACAATAGAATTGAAAGAATCGGAAAGGGCAAAGCCCTAGTGCAAAGGGAAGTATGTAGAGctccattgaaaaaaaaaaaaaaattgacaaaaagagaaaacaagtaATGGAAAGTCAGCAGTAATTGTATTCAGCTTTTCACTCCCATTTAAGTTTTTTAACAGCATTTTGATTGTGGTTGACAACAGCTTTCTGGAAGAAATTCTCACCATATAATTGAAGCAACCTTCAAAGCTTTTGCAAGAGCTCTTCGGCAAGCAACAGAATATGACCCACGTCGCCGTGGGACAATTCCTAGGTTTGTTATTTTCCCTTTCTATTAAACTTATCATTGTCATTGATATTTGAACCTAGGAGCATCTACTAGGTTCAATACGTCTCTAAATCCtacaatttttataaggtttgatTTTGGCTCCGTTTGGATACTAAGGGGATGattggggaatgagatgagataagaaatctgtgaatagtagtgaaattgtttatgaatagtaataaattagtTTGAGTCATGATTTTTTATggggttttagaaaatgagagagaaaaagttgaataaaaatatgataaagttaaaatattgttaaaacagaattgttttaattttatatttgttttggtatttgaaaaagtttaattgtttttttattttatttttaagtttgggaaagtttcaatgattagtttaaaaaaattataacgattagtttaaaagtgtttaaaacgattatttacctatcaaaaaaaacgattagtttaaaagtgtttgtatttgagtgatatttggaaagaagatgagatgagatgaaaaacattaccaaacatCCCCTATGAGTATCTCAGATGATCTATGAATAGTATTGAAATAGTTTATCAATGGTAgtgaatagtttgtaaatagtagtaaagtaGTCTGAGAACATTTTAGAACAGTTGTGTTCCCAAATAGGTCCTTAAACTTCGTTGTAATCGTGACAACTAGTTTGATTGTAGAATATACAGTTTACCCCTTCTTTTATTTgcattctttaatatatattttatttattgatgttaTAGCATGTTACTTGCTTTAGCATTATTTACTTGGTTCATCACATCTTCGACTATTATTCCCTAGACCAAGGTTGTTATACGTTAGCCAAGGGCCCATTACAGCGCCTCTATTATAGAAGCGAAAGCAATACGCCTTATTGACCAGCCAAAGAGCATCCTTATAAAAGAATGAATGGGAAGCAGGCCCGGTCTATGTTGCACGAGTTATCTTTACCACACTCCCCACATACTCATCTATtcttatatttgaattttgtcttccaaataTAATTTCCTATCAAAACCACATCAAGATTATTTCtgaaagatgatttttttttttttaatttactttctgaGCTTTTGCAAGTTTTACTCCACGGTATCCATTTTAGgaggttctttttcttttacttaaaaagaatttttttaatattttgtcgCGGTAACTCCTTCAGAATAGTGGGGAACTTgagtcattttcttttttcttactaATCTCATATTTCTACGGTCATGTTTACTGCCAATTATGCAGCATGATGATGCTTAGTTTGATATTATAAGGGCCACTTTCTCATATTATTTCACTCTGTGCATGTGGCTGTGCGTTAGTTCTTTGGAAGCTAGAACACTTGAATAAGTTATGACATGCGAACTCACCCTAAGTACGTCTTGTATTTGAATCTGCAGTTCAAAAGGCGTGCTATCACGTTCTTGATTTTTAGTCATTATCAAACTAAAGGTGGATAATGCCTTGAGGTGGTAATGTTAGCCATATCCTTATTTTCCTGACGCATGCTTCTAGGAGATTCTGGTTGATGATCCCACATGTATATGGTCATTGACCATCAGTTGAAGCCCTGCAGAGTTGAGACAGAATAACATACTTACCTGGGGGCTACCGCTTGAGCAATGAGTGTCCAAGCGGAATATTGCTTGTATGAATTGATGTATACGTAACAGTTTGGTGCTCCTATTGTCTTCTATTGGTTGTTGAGACCAGTCAATCGTTAAACCCCCTGCAGATGGATCAATGTACCTTCTAGCTTATGTGATTTAATCTGTTGCTACCACCAGTGTTCAGTTTTACAGAGCCTTTTGacaacatttatatttgttccATCTTGCATAAGATCATTTGAGGATTTTATGATGAGGCTGCTTCTTTATCGCCGTCTGTTGTCCTTGAGCAAACATGGGTTTAGCATATCAAACTTAACCAAAGAAAGGGAAGAAGAGAGAAGGGAGGAAAAATATTGACCAAGATGAGGTGATACTGGCCGATAGTGCCTCTTAGGTGGCCGATAGTGCCTCTTAGGTGGCCCTAACTCCATGTCTCGGGCCGTGGGATGCACATATAGACAAGGGCAAGCATTCTTTGAAATCCTGCAGCCGAAACAGCAGTGAATGCAAACCACGTATACTGTCTCCTGAAAGGGAAACTTGTAATATGTCCTGAAATGGAATCATGGATGGACGGCTTTGCCTATCTCACTGTATAATGAAAGCTGAGTGAGGCTAGGAAGCGGATGTGGTGTCAATGACGGTTTCACACCCTTCAATAACCTATTctagaaaatttataatacaACCGGCTTCAACTAATCCTATacacttccccccccccccccccccttttctctctctctctctctctctctctctctctctctctctctctctctctctctctctctctctctctctatttgctATTATATCATTCCTTTCTAATTTActagtttcttcttttctccttgATTGCCTTTAGCTtcgaaaattaaatatttttgccTCAATCTTCTTCATATATTCGGAAGCAGTATTTCCTTATCTTGCTCCTCATAATCTTCGAGGAATCtcgaaaaacaaaacacaaaaaaaaataataataataatctattgGTTTTCTTGTTAGCTAAGCTACCATTTGTTTACTTTCAGACAAATGCATTTTCTCGTGCTTTGACCTACCATCCCACGAGATCTACGGTGTTCTTCTGCACATGATTATATGCAGGCAATGGATGAAAACCAAGAGTCAGATTCATCCTAACGGCCTTGTGAGGAGGAGAATGCAGACTACTCTAGGTCAATTGTTTTGGGCAAGAATACCAATAGGAATGACAGATCTTGCATCAAGCTGAATATTTCCAAGGTTGAGTTGGACCCAGTTGTTTGATTATGAACAAGAACACAAACACCCTTTTTGCATTTGCAAAATGTTTCCCTCGCATCAAGGCTGACCCATTTGATCATGAACGAGTAGAAGAACAAGGTTCTACATTTGCAAAAGAATCCCCTGCAACATTTGCAATTAGGTCTGTGGTTCTGGTAAAGCCTGTAGAAGAACAGGCTAAAGAGATCTCATCTCTTTGCAACAACCGAAGACTCTAAACTCTTTGCTTCAACTAGTGGCTCCaagatttcaaaaatcaaatgaagTAGTGCAACTAttaattattcaaatttgaatcaaCAAGATTGTatctatttaaattttgaattcaagagatgtatatgcatatatgtaggacaacaattagattttttttctatttaaactCTTTGTACATGCACAAGTGAATACAAGAAAATACAaatgcattttcagattcatttATGCAAACGGATATTCTCTACATGGTATCACAACGCCTCTAAAAGACATGCGTCTCATCTATTTCGATCCTAAATGGCCTCCTCCGACTCTACTATCACAACCCTCTCCAATCTTCCACTCACTATTAGTGTCAAATTGAATTCCGTAAACTACCCTATATGGAAAGCTCAAGCTATACCATACTTCAAAGGTCAAGATCTTTTTGGCTATCTTGATGGCTCAATTCCCACTCCACCCAAAGAAATTGATGGCCATCCAAATCCCCAATATCATCAATGGCTTCGCCAAAATTCCTTAATTCTAGCCACAATTAACTCTTAACTCACTGAATTCACTGAAGATGTCTTCACTCAAGTCATGTCCTACACCACATCTTGTGTGAGGTATGGCTTGCACTTGAGCGCAATTTCTCCTCACTATCTCATGCTAAAGCaatccaaattcaaactcaatTGGCAAATGCTAGAAAAGGCGCCATGACAGCAAATGAGTATTTCCTCTCCATCAAATGAATGGCCGATGAGCTTGCACTTGCTGGACAACCTCTCAAAAATGATGATATAATTACCTATGTGCTTGTAGGACTTGGTTAGGAATACGATTCCTTGGCCTCCACCATTACCTCAAGAGTCGATCCTATTACCTTGAAGGAACTCTACTCCCTCCTTCTCATCTGTGAAAGATGAATAAATCACAATAATCAGCCTTTTCAAGTTGCTGCTTCTGCGAATATGGCCGCCGAACAACCTCAACAGCAAACCAGACAATATGGTAGCTTCCAATCATCAAATTAGAATCGAGGTGGCTATCGTGGTAGAGGACGTGGAGGACGTTCTCAATCTCGTGATTCAAGTCAGAACTCTACTATCTGTCAGGTATGCTTCAAACCAGGTCATAGTGCCCAAAAATGCCATCACCACTTTGATTTATCTTATCAAGACcaacaaaattcaaacaatCAGCCACAAGCAATGCTAACGACTAACTGTCAGCATCCTAACAAAGAGTGGCATCACGACATAGGAGCCACCCATCATTTGTCATCATTTGACAAATGACATGAACAACATTCATGTTCAAAATGAAGGCTACGATGGTCAAGATCATATCCAAGTGGCTAATGGTGCAAGTCTAAAAATTGTGCAAAGTGGCACTTCTACAATCTCATCTCCCTCTAAATCCTTTGTTCTCGATCAAATTCTACTTGTTCCAAATAttcaaaaaaaatcttttatctATTCAACATTTTTGTTTAGACAATAATGTTTTCTTTGAGTTTCATTGCTCTTTCTTCATTATGAAGGACTACTCGAGAACTATCCTACATCGCGGCCCTCTCAGTAATGGTCTATATAGCTTCTCAGCTTCATTAGCTCGTCTACAGCCACAAGCCTTCTCTAGTATTCGTGTGTCTTCCCAAATATTGCATCATCGTCTTGGACATGCTTCATTTCCAGTTATCAATAAGGCTATTTCTCTAcctattcaaaataaaaattgcttCATCTTTTCTAATTGTCAGTTTGCCAAGAGTCATGCTATACTCTTTACAAATGTGTATGTTAATGTTTTGAAACCTTGGATTTAATTTATTCAGATGTTTGGGGGCCAGCCTCTACTTTATCCACTTCTGGTGCACGatattatattagttttctCGATGATGCTACAAAATTCTTATGGCTATTTcccttaaaattaaaatcagatGCATataacacatttttatgttttcaAGCTGTTGTAGAACGCCAAtttgatagaaaaataaaatccctCCAATCTGATTAGGGAGGGTGAATGCCGTAGcttaaaaacatatatacaaaATTAGGGAATTAATCATAGAATAACATGTCCATATACGCACCAACAAGTAGGTGCTCTAGAGAGCGTCACAGGTAAATTGTTGAAGTTGGACTAGCTTTACTTGCTCACTCCAACTTGCCTAAAATATTTTGGGAAGATGCATTCTTAACTGCATTGTTTATTATCAATAAACTACCAACTCCAATCTTAAACCAAAAATCTCTATATGAAATGGTTCATCATCAAAAgccatattataattttttacgtTCATTTGGATGTGCTTGCTGGCCCTATTTATGTCCATTCAATCGACACAAAGTTGATTTTCAATCCAAAAACTGCATTTTTATTGGATATGGTATTGGTCATCGAGGTTACAAGTGTCTAGATGTCTCTACCGGGAAAGTCTTTGTGTCTCGACACGTTGTCTTCAATGAAACATTTTATCCATACATAGAAAATAAGTTTGTTGACCCTTCACCAAAAAATAGTCTCATTGCTCTACcatctaatttaaatttatgtccAGCTAGTTCTTCGTTTTCTACATATGAAACTCTTAACTCCACTGCACCAAGCAATCTGGATATAGTCATGACATTTGGACTCCCAAATGATCATGATATTGTTTCGGGTTATCCTGCAAGGGATATCACTCGGCCTCAGCATGAAGATAGTCCACTACAACCTTCTTTAAATTCCACACTTGCACCACAAAATAGACACCCCATGAccacaagaaacaaaaactaTATACACAAGCCTAAATTACCTTCTAATTCACATATCAGATAACCCATTCCCAAAGCTCTTATGGCCATAATCCACCCACAAGAAATGGAGCCAACTTGCTACTCAGAAGCTGTTAAAAGTCGAAATTGGAGAGATGCTATGAACAAAAAATTCGATGCCCTATTGAAAAATGGCACTTGGAATTTAGTTCCAAAACCAACTAATGCTAATTTAGTTAGTTGCAAGTGGGTATACCAGACCAAGAGGAAAGCTAATGGCGATATTGAAAGATTTAAAACAAGACTTGTTGTCAAAGGATTCCATCAACAAGAAGGAGTTGATTTTAATGAAACATTCAATCATGTGATGAAACCAACAACAGTACGATTAGTTCTATCCTTGGCTATTTCTCGTGGTTGGCATCTTCAACAAATTGATGTCCAAAATGCTTTTCTGCATGGACACTTGCATGAGGACGTTTACATGGcccaacctccaggttttgttCATTCATAATTTCCACATCATGTTTGCAAACTTAAAAAGTCTCTCTATGGCCTTCGCCAAGCACCAAGAGCATGGTTTTCACGCTTAATTGACAAGCTCCAAGCCATCGAAATTATAGGGAGTCAAGCCGATCATTCGCCATGTTTATCACCGAGGctcaacttttatttattttttaatttatgtcaaCAACATAATTATAATTGGAGGtgatataaattctataaacaAAGTAATCAGCTTGCTGCAAGATGATTTTGCAATCAAAGACATGGGTGAACTCAGTTTCTTTCAAGGCATTGAAGCAATCTGAAGTGATCATGGTCTCTACACAACGACGCTATATTTTGGACCTTCTAATATGCAGCAAAATGAACAAAGCAAAGCCATGTGTTACTCCAATGTCCACCTCGCAGCCATTGACAAAATATGATGGTGTTCCATTCCATGATCCACACTTGTACTGAAGTGTAGTTGGAGGGTACAATACCTTTCATTCACTCGACCAAAACTTGCATTTGCAATTCATAAAGTTAACaaatatatgcataatcctatGGAAGTGCATTGGGTAGCGGTTAAAcgcatattacattatttaaaaCACACTATTTCACATTCATTACTTATACAACCAATGACCAGTGTTATTTTACAAACATTTAGTGATGTAGATTGGGCATCCGATCGAGATGACAGACAATCCATTTAAGCTTATTGTGTATACTTGGACTATAATTTAATTTCCTGGAGTTGCAAGCAACAACAAATCGTAGCTCGCAGCAGCACAGAAGCCTAATACAAAGCACTTGCAAATGCTGTAGCAGAAATTCAATGGATAAAATCAGTGCTTAATAATCTTTGTATTCTAGTTGTTCATTCTCCAATTCTGTGGTGCGACAACATAGGGGCGACTTACTTGACCAACAATCCATTATTTCATGCTCGTACAAAGCACATTGAAATCGATTTTCATTATGTTTGAGATCAGGTTAGGCATGGACAGCTTCATGTTCATTTTATATCGACTAAAGATCAGTATGCAGATGCCCTCACAAAGGCACTTCCTACTCTTAGATTTCAAACTTTACGTGACAATCTCAAGGTTCAATCGCTACCCTTTAGATTGCAGGGGCGTGTAAAAGAACAGG
This genomic interval from Carya illinoinensis cultivar Pawnee chromosome 2, C.illinoinensisPawnee_v1, whole genome shotgun sequence contains the following:
- the LOC122300559 gene encoding imidazoleglycerol-phosphate dehydratase, chloroplastic-like isoform X2 — its product is MNMELAASPRLVYYPTSSPLLKSKQLASHGLLDVHVKATGDIHIDDHHTNEDVALAIGTAFLQALGDRKGINRFGDFSAPLDEALIHVVLDLSGRPHLSYDLQIPTQRVGTYDTQLVEHFFQSLVNTSGMTLHIRQLSGRNSHHIIEATFKAFARALRQATEYDPRRRGTIPSSKGVLSRS
- the LOC122300559 gene encoding imidazoleglycerol-phosphate dehydratase, chloroplastic-like isoform X1; translation: MNMELAASPRLVYYPTSSPLLKSKVRISQRPLASTLTSFAQRPIFSLNHGLLLRMSEDPHRVISCPASLEENVSTINARIGEVKRVTKETNVFVKINLDGSGIAENNTGIPFLDHMLDQLASHGLLDVHVKATGDIHIDDHHTNEDVALAIGTAFLQALGDRKGINRFGDFSAPLDEALIHVVLDLSGRPHLSYDLQIPTQRVGTYDTQLVEHFFQSLVNTSGMTLHIRQLSGRNSHHIIEATFKAFARALRQATEYDPRRRGTIPSSKGVLSRS